In Toxoplasma gondii ME49 chromosome X, whole genome shotgun sequence, a single genomic region encodes these proteins:
- a CDS encoding hypothetical protein (encoded by transcript TGME49_226980), producing the protein MSSWEDEADEILEAEERRKQEEQQKAAAAAAKRVANDARRGFADDSDAPLSDPLAEKMRRQKLVEEADKRLMDDLFSGCERPADYVPPTAASAVAAAARAKMTKAAAPVVDPVDAVALRSYKDCEQFATKLGKKIRESPAKSPAWLRLLDLLIKDCSPKMDMKDLVSLQKKLQSAVADREKESKQIVEKKKKPNDVGSKMKNYQDEVDMLYGDLSQDEEDDDEEAFL; encoded by the exons GTCGTCGTGGG AGGACGAGGCTGACGAAATTttggaggcggaggagaggaggaaacaaGAGGAGCAGCAAAAGGCagcggctgctgcggccAAGAGGGTAGCAAATGACG CAAGACGCGGATTTGCAGATGACTCcgacgcgcctctctctgacCCTCTCGCCGAGAAGATGCGGAGGCAAAA ATTGGTTGAAGAGGCGGACAAGAGACTGATGGACGACTTGTTTTCTGGATGCGAAAGACCTGCAGATTACGTTCCACCcacagctgcttctgcagtTGCTGCTGCGGCGCGGGCAAAGATGACGAAGGCTGCTGCGC CTGTCGTCGACCCCGTTGACGCTGTCGCCCTTCGAAGTTACAAAGACTGCGAGCAGTTTGCGACGAAACTCGGCAAGAAAATTCGAGAGAGCCCC GCGAAGAGCCCTGCGTGGCTCAGGCTTCTCGATCTCCTCATCAAGGACTGCAGTCCGAAAATGGACATGAAG gacctggtgtctctccagaaaaagctGCAGAGCGCCGTGGCGGATCGCGAGAAAGAGTCCAAGCAAatcgtggagaagaagaagaagcccaACGACGTCGGTTCCAAGATGAAGAACTACCAAGACGAAGTGGACATGCTGTACGGTGACCTTTCGCAG gacgaggaggacgacgacgaagaggcgtTTTTGTAA
- a CDS encoding hypothetical protein (encoded by transcript TGME49_226985~Signal peptide predicted by SignalP 2.0 HMM (probability 0.855) with cleavage site probability 0.221 at residue 24): protein MYTSLCASSALAIFSRLSPFRSSCASLLSRHSAGLRCTDLRGDERLSVDSLHSPGSAGTSMQGRTDSAPSSLDVTKGSSHLPRRGALELRENAPRVHVLDGGNVETSCNYRSLHTCQLVASLLPIHIVFT, encoded by the exons ATGTACACGTCACTCTGTGCGTCGTCTGCATTGGCTATTTTCTCGCGACTTTCCCCGTTTCGCTCGAGTTGTGCTTCGCTCCTCAGTCGTCACAGTGCTGGTCTTCGTTGCACTGATTTACGCGGCGATGAACGCCTCTCTGTTGATTCGCTGCATTCGCCGGGGTCGGCGGGAACGAGCATGCAAGGAAGAACAGACTCTGCCCCCTCCTCTCTGGATGTCACTAAAG GATCAAGCCACCTTCCTCGCCGAGGCGCTTTGGAGCTGCGAGAGAATGCACCACGAGTGCATGTACTTGACGGAGGAAATGTAGAGACCTCCTGTAATTATAGATCTCTTCATACATGTCAACTGGTTGCTTCGTTGCTGCCAATTCATATCGTCtttacataa